A single genomic interval of Daucus carota subsp. sativus chromosome 1, DH1 v3.0, whole genome shotgun sequence harbors:
- the LOC108198193 gene encoding linoleate 13S-lipoxygenase 2-1, chloroplastic yields the protein MLIKPQLLLYQQTNLFTAKSTLSPLHTTFAYNNLIDRKREICNAKKKTHSTAECCVRGESSKLNAVASPGVPAPLAANAPRKTIKITTTVIVQIKDDGLLDYIDNIMGRKILVQLVAAEDNYNNDKIIEGKAYKEGMEDDNDIEYKCEFDVPEGFGDIGGVLVENKHGKEVYVRRIYLDGFPGGRIVVSCKSFVQPSTKEETIKRIFFSNKSYLPTNTPSGLIDYRAEDLRALRGDGNGERKYGERIYDYDVYNDLGNPDKYEDPEKNHGLKRKVLGGSPELPYPRRGRTGRPRCKNDKTAESLTTDNIYVPRDEYFSEVKMENHTDTTKGGKTQAFVPGMENFIIGKELGFPYFTAIDELFNEDDDLSEKFQEKLKNVFLAIINFLPSWGKKVLRFRTPSVLDRDKFIWIKDEEFGRQTLAGINPCSIQLVKEWPLKSNLDPAIYGPPESAITTEVVEMVMLGRITVDEAIKEKRLFVIDYHDLFLPYVHKVRDLEGTNLYGARALFFRTPLETLKPIAIELVRPKGRGKDQWKQVYLPGWDSTSGWLWKLAKAQFLALDSGYHQLISHWIRTHCSVEPYVLATNRQLSAMHPIYRLLKPHLRYTMNINSLARQDLINADGIIESSFSPGKYCMEISSGAYRELWRFDQEGLPADLIKRGMAEKDPNSDTGVKLTIEDYPYASDGLILWKIIKEWVSAYVNRYYPNESYIKSDNEINGWWTEIRTVGHGDKKDEPWWPKLENQDDLTEILVTIIWVASGHHAAVNFGQYDFAAYFPNRPTISRTKMPNEDKTDESWKSFLSRPEDEILSCYPTPIQVGKVLATLTALSNHSPDEEYIGQEPEPSWTEDEVINLAYELFYNRLLELDGIIDARNKNHKLRNRTGAGVVPYEFLKPKSEPGITSKGVPNSVSI from the exons ATGCTCATTAAGCCACAGCTACTGCTTTATCAGCAGACTAATCTCTTCACAGCCAAAAGCACACTATCTCCGCTGCACACAACTTTTGCCTATAACAACCTCATTGATCGAAAAAGAGAAATTTGTAACGCAAAAAAGAAAACACACAGCACTGCTGAGTGTTGCGTTCGCGGAGAAAGTAGTAAACTAAATGCTGTTGCAAGCCCCGGTGTTCCCGCTCCTCTTGCTGCCAACGCTCCTAGGAAGACAATTAAGATCACGACGACGGTGATTGTTCAAATAAAGGATGACGGATTGTTGGATTATATCGATAATATTATGGGCAGAAAAATCCTAGTCCAGCTTGTTGCTGCAGAGGATAATTACAACA ACGACAAAATAATCGAAGGAAAAGCTTACAAGGAAGGGATGGAAGATGACAATGACATAGAGTACAAGTGTGAGTTTGATGTGCCAGAAGGGTTCGGGGATATTGGCGGGGTGCTTGTCGAAAATAAACACGGCAAGGAAGTGTATGTGAGAAGGATATATCTTGATGGCTTTCCTGGTGGGAGAATTGTGGTGAGCTGCAAGTCATTTGTTCAGCCCTCTACAAAGGAAGAGACCATCAAGAGAATCTTCTTCTCTAACAAG TCATACCTGCCAACCAATACCCCAAGTGGATTAATTGACTATAGGGCAGAAGACTTGCGTGCTCTCAGAGGTGATGGCAACGGGGAGCGAAAGTATGGCGAAAGAATCTATGACTATGATGTCTACAACGATCTTGGTAATCCTGATAAATATGAAGATCCTGAAAAGAACCATGGTCTGAAGAGAAAAGTGCTTGGAGGCAGTCCAGAACTCCCTTATCCAAGGCGTGGTAGAACTGGCCGCCCACGCTGCAAGAACG ATAAGACTGCAGAATCACTTACCACAGACAACATCTATGTTCCAAGGGACGAATATTTCTCCGAGGTGAAGATGGAGAACCACACAGACACTACAAAAGGAGGAAAGACACAGGCATTTGTGCCCGGAAtggaaaattttattattggcaAAGAACTAGGATTTCCATATTTCACAGCCATAGATGAGCTTttcaatgaagatgatgatctgtcagaaaaatttcaagaaaaacttaaaaatgttTTCCTTGCAATCATAAATTTTCTTCCTTCCTGGGGAAAAAAGGTTTTGCGGTTTAGAACTCCCTCAGTGCTTGACA GAGATAAATTCATCTGGATAAAAGATGAAGAGTTTGGTCGTCAAACGCTTGCTGGAATCAACCCTTGTAGCATACAATTGGTTAAG GAATGGCCATTAAAAAGTAATCTTGATCCTGCTATTTATGGACCGCCAGAATCAGCAATCACTACGGAAGTGGTGGAAATGGTGATGCTAGGGCGCATTACTGTTGATGAG GCTATTAAAGAGAAGAGGCTTTTTGTTATAGATTACCATGATCTTTTTTTGCCATATGTTCATAAAGTAAGAGACTTGGAAGGAACAAATCTTTATGGAGCAAGGGCATTGTTTTTTAGAACTCCTTTGGAGACTTTAAAACCGATAGCCATTGAGTTGGTTCGGCCAAAGGGAAGAGGAAAAGACCAATGGAAGCAGGTATATTTACCAGGTTGGGATTCTACATCGGGCTGGCTATGGAAGCTAGCTAAAGCTCAATTCCTGGCGCTGGACTCCGGTTATCACCAGCTAATTAGCCATTG GATAAGAACTCATTGTTCGGTAGAGCCATATGTACTTGCAACAAATCGGCAACTTAGTGCAATGCACCCAATATATAGACTGCTAAAACCTCATCTCAGATACACAATGAATATAAATTCTCTGGCGCGCCAAGATCTAATTAATGCAGATGGAATTATCGAGTCATCATTTTCACCAGGTAAGTACTGTATGGAAATAAGCTCTGGTGCTTACAGAGAATTGTGGCGTTTTGATCAAGAAGGATTGCCAGCAGATCTCATTAAAAG GGGAATGGCCGAGAAAGATCCAAACTCAGACACTGGAGTAAAATTAACAATAGAAGACTATCCTTATGCCAGCGATGGTCTAATTCTCTGGAAGATCATTAAGGAATGGGTCAGTGCATATGTCAATCGTTACTACCCGAATGAAAGCTACATAAAATCCGACAACGAAATCAATGGCTGGTGGACAGAAATTCGTACTGTAGGCCACGGGGACAAAAAGGATGAACCATGGTGGCCCAAGTTGGAAAACCAGGATGACTTAACTGAAATCTTGGTAACCATCATATGGGTAGCATCAGGACACCATGCAGCTGTCAACTTTGGACAATACGATTTTGCTGCTTATTTTCCGAATAGGCCTACAATTTCTAGGACTAAGATGCCTAATGAAGATAAAACAGACGAGTCTTGGAAGTCATTTCTGTCCAGGCCTGAGGACGAGATTTTATCATGCTATCCTACTCCAATACAAGTTGGAAAGGTGTTGGCAACTTTGACAGCATTGTCGAATCATTCGCCAGATGAAGAATATATTGGTCAGGAACCAGAGCCGTCTTGGACTGAAGACGAAGTTATAAACCTGGCATATGAACTGTTTTATAATAGGCTGCTAGAGCTTGATGGTATTATTGAtgcaagaaacaaaaatcacaaattgAGAAACAGGACTGGAGCTGGGGTGGTGCCATATGAGTTTCTAAAGCCTAAATCAGAACCTGGAATTACTTCCAAGGGAGTTCCTAACAGTGTTTCCATCTAA